In one Ktedonobacteraceae bacterium genomic region, the following are encoded:
- a CDS encoding transcriptional regulator: protein MQQPVGDIIRKIRKLRHLTQKDVAGERFSKSYLSAVEHNRITPSPAALRYLAERLGQQDGNFAALLQQFDDENDGFILDTAPHGRNNSQMKQHPAFNILSTMLEQVESQGFSPHHALPIPPTETLTSLPQPMQMRYYFLLALQARERRDFPAALRSFETALTLASSQQHAMILDEIGSCYFLQQDYLTALGHYLHALHLLSQEPGDSASTAQQSKIELHCGEAYRALGGYQQAIIYYEAARKHLSAADDLANTARLYCGLGYCLYAAAYTSDTSSNSAAGQEATVRKEHKFQHAINILLQSRNFYHAANERLGESNVRLLVARVLLDFSTWRCQSQERARITDKKASYTDCASMLADAYEQCRQVLLSWLTPGSGDEAGSFHPSSPSLATPRVSPISPTPPECDDLPGEIGLRQTPLWIESLDGAAQERNRLDTLLYRTLACIIRIPVHRAMLARREEKGLDVAYRERAFAAYWCQEILNTLAIPSLPWPVIAQVVNSSAETMEYRSPTLPHLNDQLAESTVDAPRSLTSLVEVYFAAGEVAEELGRTATVSDYAHDCYVQADQFFEAALSLARSALKKGELEPGYLFLLYQRSISLMEERAAASPGLYAETTRGLLSVLQHAFQQLQLAL, encoded by the coding sequence ATGCAGCAGCCGGTTGGAGATATCATACGTAAGATACGGAAACTGCGCCACCTTACTCAGAAAGATGTTGCCGGGGAGCGTTTCTCAAAATCCTATCTGAGCGCTGTCGAACACAATCGTATTACGCCATCCCCGGCTGCACTCCGCTATCTTGCGGAGAGACTGGGACAACAGGATGGCAATTTTGCGGCCTTGCTTCAACAGTTTGACGACGAAAACGATGGATTCATCCTCGATACGGCTCCTCATGGACGAAATAACAGTCAAATGAAGCAGCATCCTGCTTTCAACATCCTCTCTACCATGCTGGAACAGGTAGAATCGCAAGGTTTTTCACCGCATCATGCCTTGCCAATACCACCAACTGAAACTCTTACATCCCTTCCCCAGCCTATGCAGATGCGTTACTACTTCTTACTCGCACTGCAGGCCAGGGAAAGGCGAGATTTTCCTGCTGCGCTACGGTCATTTGAAACCGCCCTGACACTCGCATCTTCTCAGCAGCATGCCATGATCCTTGACGAAATAGGAAGCTGTTACTTCTTGCAGCAGGACTATCTCACGGCGCTAGGGCATTATCTGCATGCACTCCATTTGCTGTCGCAAGAGCCTGGCGATTCCGCCTCTACTGCACAGCAGTCGAAGATTGAGCTTCATTGTGGGGAAGCCTATCGCGCCTTAGGCGGGTATCAACAGGCCATTATCTATTATGAAGCGGCCCGCAAACACTTGAGTGCGGCCGATGATCTGGCCAATACTGCCAGATTGTACTGCGGATTGGGCTACTGCCTCTACGCCGCGGCATACACCTCCGACACATCTTCAAACTCCGCGGCAGGGCAAGAAGCAACAGTGCGGAAAGAGCATAAGTTCCAGCATGCCATTAACATTTTGTTGCAGAGCAGGAATTTTTATCATGCCGCGAATGAACGCCTCGGCGAATCGAATGTTCGCCTCCTGGTGGCTCGCGTCCTGCTCGACTTTAGCACATGGCGCTGCCAGTCCCAGGAAAGAGCCAGGATTACCGACAAGAAAGCATCCTATACAGACTGTGCATCCATGCTCGCTGACGCGTATGAGCAATGCCGGCAGGTGCTTCTTAGCTGGCTCACACCAGGCTCAGGTGACGAAGCTGGCTCATTCCACCCCTCTTCACCTTCCCTGGCTACTCCAAGGGTCTCGCCAATCTCACCTACTCCGCCTGAATGTGATGACTTGCCAGGCGAAATAGGGCTGAGGCAAACCCCGCTCTGGATAGAATCGCTCGATGGAGCCGCTCAGGAGAGAAATCGGCTGGATACTCTTCTCTATAGAACGCTTGCTTGCATCATTCGCATCCCGGTCCATCGCGCCATGCTCGCACGCCGGGAAGAAAAAGGCCTTGACGTTGCCTATCGTGAAAGGGCTTTTGCCGCCTATTGGTGTCAAGAAATACTCAATACACTTGCAATCCCCTCACTTCCCTGGCCTGTGATTGCGCAAGTGGTGAATTCATCGGCAGAAACAATGGAATATCGTTCCCCAACTCTACCTCACCTCAACGACCAGCTTGCTGAATCCACTGTGGATGCACCTCGTAGTCTGACGAGCCTGGTTGAGGTCTATTTTGCTGCCGGGGAAGTTGCCGAGGAGCTTGGACGCACTGCTACCGTGTCGGACTATGCTCACGATTGCTATGTTCAAGCCGATCAGTTCTTCGAGGCAGCACTTTCGCTGGCTCGCTCCGCGCTCAAAAAAGGAGAACTCGAACCAGGCTACCTCTTTCTGCTCTACCAGCGCAGCATCTCCCTGATGGAGGAACGCGCCGCTGCCTCGCCAGGACTTTATGCAGAAACTACCAGAGGGCTTCTCTCAGTTCTTCAGCATGCATTCCAGCAACTCCAGCTTGCTCTGTAA